From the Osmerus eperlanus chromosome 21, fOsmEpe2.1, whole genome shotgun sequence genome, one window contains:
- the si:ch73-41e3.7 gene encoding cotranscriptional regulator FAM172A homolog, translating into MDREEMKEQSVPSLPYYFSDNGHLLHTDSNDPYVYRFKRGDPEANQKEDQALCFFITHHVQRLMEENFTLHRFYLPTEPLSEGLSQGFVYLSSGALEHPDKLLVLIQDQGTVQCGLWSWRAVAHEGVEKGSQIPYVQRALEESYSVLLMNPNENGNNDREESASWHVRSVWDHLLTHCVDQRIVVVAHGYGGLAFVDLLCQRSQEVQQKVWAVAFLDSSHNMWHQPLRDEARDWLQSCSRRWVPSSKPLNQNVGSIKAGGLQVSAGTQSQRTVPAVCMESVFQFFSKKLQPIPPTAFSIVTRSRSLGQGISTPNA; encoded by the coding sequence ATGGATAGAGAAGAAATGAAAGAACAGTCGGTCCCTTCTCTTCCATACTACTTCTCCGATAATGGCCATCTGCTTCACACAGACTCCAATGATCCTTATGTGTATCGGTTCAAACGTGGTGATCCTGAGGCTAACCAGAAAGAGGATCAGGCTTTGTGTTTCTTCATCACCCATCATGTCCAACGGCTAATGGAGGAGAACTTCACCCTCCACAGGTTCTATCTCCCAACTGAGCCTCTAAGTGAAGGCCTCAGTCAGGGCTTTGTATACCTGAGCTCTGGAGCTCTAGAACACCCAGACAAACTGCTGGTGCTGATCCAGGACCAGGGCACCGTGCAGTGTGGGCTGTGGAGCTGGAGGGCAGTGGCCCATGAGGGTGTGGAGAAGGGCAGCCAGATCCCCTATGTACAGAGAGCCCTTGAGGAGTCTTACTCTGTGCTGTTGATGAACCCAAATGAAAATGGTAATAATGACAGAGAGGAGTCAGCCAGTTGGCATGTGCGCAGCGTGTGGGACCACCTCCTCACGCACTGCGTTGACCAGCGCATTGTTGTGGTTGCCCATGGATATGGTGGACTGGCCTTTGTAGATTTGCTATGTCAGCGTTCACAGGAGGTGCAGCAGAAGGTGTGGGCTGTGGCTTTCCTTGACTCCTCCCACAACATGTGGCACCAGCCATTAAGGGACGAGGCACGTGATTGGCTGCAGAGCTGTTCAAGGCGGTGGGTACCGAGTTCAAAGCCTCTGAACCAGAATGTAGGTTCCATTAAAGCGGGGGGGCTGCAAGTGTCTGCTGGGACCCAGAGCCAACGCACTGTGCCTGCAGTCTGCATGGAATCAGTGTTCCAGTTCTTCTCCAAGAAGCTGCAGCCCATACCTCCCACAGCCTTCAGTATTGTCACCAGGAGCAGGAGTCTGGGGCAGGGCATCAGCACACCTAATGCTTGA
- the trmt10c gene encoding tRNA methyltransferase 10 homolog C yields MRSLGPQFLHKLSRHCRLLEPELAKTHVIKLLKYPCTAPLCSLRSPTRHFFTCVSLRKDVPQTQQTDQPVEKLDLDIWKSVMRSQVSMEEKTEGGEEGLSSQGPEDAGEDSSLEATRELVMMWRQAGKLVPENMKDEDLLVLAKLTTKSSKKKYLKYLAIKEGHKKARKEKQEERKAKRVYLEDNRVKNVEGEEDMDDEGETKLKNTFLLQFWGRSLDKLLAWRSAQSMVFGQPLVFDMSYEQSMAKREVENTISQLLEVEGSNRRAKEPFHLHFCNLQPDSGYQRELIKRYGADAWERLLITTTAQSYVDTFPPERLVYLTADSRNVLRTFDHSKVYIVGSLVDRSIQTGLSLANAKRLNLATARLPLDEFLHWEIGAKNLTLDQMIRILLTVKETGSWQEALEFVPKRKHDGFHPTQHELQAPQKVWERQGPTSRPNTRMGNSEEGTGRGSYYRTRDPGFRGGDKEGARTVRDRDNDVNSGVRDRRSSNTYKDTAGRRERDGTAWTGGENQPPSRVRTSLKSQMEGQRSSSGKKENNWWKDEKP; encoded by the coding sequence ATGCGGTCCCTCGGCCCGCAGTTTCTGCATAAACTCAGCAGACACTGCCGTCTTCTGGAACCAGAACTGGCTAAGACACATGTGATTAAACTGCTGAAATATCCCTGCACTGCTCCACTATGCTCCTTAAGATCCCCGACTCGACACTTTTTTACTTGCGTTTCATTGAGAAAAGATGTCCCCCAAACTCAACAGACAGATCAACCAGTGGAGAAACTTGACCTGGACATCTGGAAGTCTGTTATGAGATCACAAGTGTCTatggaggagaaaacagaggGTGGTGAAGAAGGCCTTTCATCACAAGGACCCGAAGATGCAGGTGAGGACTCCTCATTGGAGGCCACCCGGGAGCTGGTGATGATGTGGCGTCAGGCTGGGAAGCTGGTACCAGAGAACATGAAAGATGAGGACCTGCTGGTGCTAGCTAAGCTCACCACTAAGTCCTCAAAGAAGAAGTACCTAAAATACCTGGCCATCAAAGAGGGCCATAAGAAGGCCCGCAAGgagaagcaggaagagagaaaagctaAAAGAGTGTATCTGGAGGACAATAGGGTGAAGAacgtggagggggaggaagacatGGATGATGAAGGGGAAACAAAACTGAAGAACACTTTCCTCCTGCAGTTCTGGGGGCGTTCTCTGGACAAGTTACTGGCCTGGCGAAGTGCCCAGTCCATGGTGTTCGGCCAGCCGTTAGTGTTCGACATGAGCTACGAGCAGAGCATGGCCAAACGGGAGGTGGAGAACACCATCTCCCagctgctggaggtggagggctcCAACCGCAGAGCCAAAGAGCCATTCCACCTGCACTTCTGCAACTTGCAGCCCGACAGCGGCTACCAGCGCGAGCTGATCAAACGCTACGGCGCCGACGCCTGGGAACGGCTGCTCATCACCACCACAGCTCAGAGTTACGTGGACACGTTCCCCCCTGAACGGCTCGTGTACCTCACCGCGGACTCGCGCAATGTCCTCCGCACCTTTGACCACTCCAAGGTCTACATCGTGGGCTCGCTGGTGGACCGCTCCATCCAGACGGGCCTGTCACTGGCCAACGCCAAGCGTCTGAACCTCGCCACCGCACGCCTCCCTCTGGACGAGTTCCTCCACTGGGAGATCGGTGCCAAGAATCTGACCCTAGACCAGATGATCCGCATCCTGCTGACCGTGAAGGAGACGGGCAGCTGGCAGGAGGCGCTGGAGTTTGTACCCAAGAGGAAACACGATGGTTTTCATCCAACGCAGCATGAGCTGCAGGCACCACAGAAGGTGTGGGAGAGGCAAGGCCCAACCTCCAGGCCTAATACCAGAATGGGTAACAGTGAGGAGGGGACAGGTAGGGGGTCCTACTACAGGACCAGAGACCCTGGTTTTAGAGGGGGGGATAAAGAGGGTGCCAGAACGGTGAGGGACAGGGATAATGATGTCAATAGTGGAGTTAGAGACAGAAGATCCTCAAACACCTATAAGGACACAGCTGGgcgtagagagagggatggaacaGCATGGACAGGAGGTGAAAACCAACCACCCAGCAGAGTCCGAACATCCCTGAAGAGCCAGATGGAGGGACAACGGAGCAGCTCGGGCAAAAAGGAGAACAACTGGTGGAAAGACGAGAAACCATGA
- the txnl4b gene encoding thioredoxin-like protein 4B — MSLFLPKLTCKKDIDEVIKGVAEKVLVLRFGRDEDSVCLQLDEILSKTAHNLSNMASIYIVDVDNAPIYTRYFDISYIPSTVFFFNGQHMKVDYGSPDHTKFVGSFKTKQDFIDLIEVIYRGAMRGKMIVQSPIDPQNIPKYDLLYHGI; from the exons ATGAGTTTGTTTTTGCCCAAATTGACATGCAAAAAGGATATAGACGAGGTTATAAAGGGTGTGGCCGAAAAGGTTTTGGTTCTTAGGTTTGGAAGAGATGAAGACTCGGTCTGCCTCCAGCTGGATGAAATT TTGTCAAAAACAGCCCACAACCTGAGTAATATGGCTTCAATATATATTGTGGACGTGGACAATGCACCGATCTACACAAGATATTTCGATATCAGCTACATACCATCAactgtttttttcttcaatggGCAACACATGAAAGTTGATTATGG GTCCCCAGACCACACCAAGTTTGTGGGGAGCTTTAAGACCAAGCAGGACTTCATTGACCTGATTGAGGTGATCTACAGGGGAGCTATGAGAGGGAAGATGATTGTCCAGAGTCCCATCGACCCACAGAATATTCCTAAATATGATCTCTTATACCACGGGATCTAG
- the blzf1 gene encoding golgin-45, whose translation MSTAVAVQGSGRVPVRGPGDGMETYKPLVALEIATNTPLAGIPLLKVASPKHTSRPTQAVPSTSPQHPGVLHLGKVSREACMEVDVVRIVVPRAAISRSGFVLPMEGKGEAGQQMEHRLSPSPSPPLEDLRGSLEKLQNSERRLLQDKEGLSNQIRVQTEVNRELKKLLVASVGGDLQYHFERLAREKSQLLLENEALGRNLAHTAEQLERMSIQCDVWRSKFLASRVMADELTNARAVLQRQTRDAQSAIQDLLSEREDFSTDMMLTHRSLEQLLVSLQWGRQQTYYPSAQPLSTGELAVANHKLADAINSHLLGNVGSSGVKGSPASELCNTPAEKMAEKVLKILDPISCPVEADTPLDDSSPSAFLTNKKSIGRFHPYTRYENITFNCCERCSGDILVL comes from the exons ATGTCAACAGCAGTAGCTGTGCAGG GTTCTGGCCGGGTGCCAGTTAGAGGCCCTGGCGATGGGATGGAAACGTACAAGCCactggttgccttggagattgCCACGAATACGCCTCTGGCAGGGATTCCGTTGCTGAAGGTGGCCAGCCCCAAGCACACCAGCAGACCCACCCAAGCTGTGCCCTCAACTTCCCCCCAGCACCCCGGGGTGCTCCACCTGGGCAAGGTGAGCCGCGAGGCCTGCATGGAGGTGGACGTGGTGCGGATCGTGGTCCCCCGCGCGGCCATCAGCCGGAGTGGCTTTGTCTTGCcgatggaggggaagggggaagccGGGCAGCAGATGGAGCAtcgcctgtctccctctccctctcctcctctggaggACTTGAGGGGGTCTCTGGAGAAGCTACAGAATTCGGAGCGCAGGCTGCTGCAGGACAAAGAGGGTCTGTCAAACCAGATCCGTGTCCAGACTGAG GTGAACCGTGAGCTGAAGAAGCTGCTGGTGGCGTCGGTGGGGGGGGACCTGCAGTACCACTTTGAGCGTCTGGCCCGCGAGAAGAGCCAGCTGCTGCTGGAGAACGAGGCGCTGGGCAGGAACCTGGCTCACACGGCCGAGCAGTTGGAGCGAATGAGCATCCAGTGTGACGTCTGGAGGAGCAAGTTCCTCGCCAGCAG GGTGATGGCGGACGAGCTGACCAATGCCAGAGCAGTGCTCCAGCGCCAGACCAGGGATGCTCAGAGTGCTATCCAGGATctgctgagtgagagagaggacttCTCCACAGACATGATGCTCACACACAG GTCCCTGGAGCAGCTCCTGGTGTCTCTCCAGTGGGGCAGGCAGCAGACCTATTACCCCAGCGCCCAGCCCCTCAGCACTGGAGAGCTGGCTGTAGCCAATCACAAACTGGCTGACGCCATCAACTCGCACCTGCTGGGAAATGTAGGCAGCAGTGGGGTGAAGGGAAGCCCAGCCTCGGAGCTCTGCAACACTCCTGCTGAGAAGATGGCCGAGAAG gtGCTGAAGATTTTAGACCCCATCTCATGCCCTGTCGAGGCTGACACGCCTCTCGATGACTCCTCCCCATCTGCTTTTCTGACCAATAAGAAGAGCATCGGACGATTCCACCCATACACTCGTTATGAGAACATTACTTTCAACTGCTGCGAGCGCTGCAGTGGAGACATCCTGGTGCTCTAG